A single region of the Pseudomonas granadensis genome encodes:
- a CDS encoding peptidoglycan DD-metalloendopeptidase family protein: MLARLLFLCAFFLASTSAVAMTIYKSTDANGVVSYSDRPSKGAQVFVFQDRMVERLERQVYLDIKKQKGTDVVFVRNDLYAPVEIALAFTGLSNVRGAPAQTIRRVLPARSNTRLALLTAISASKPLVYSPQFHYSLGDPAGAAQSYRYPLPWRGGPFRLSQGANGQYSHYGPKNRYAMDIAMPVGTPIIAARAGVVVKTENSQSGRGTDASGNFVRVLHDDGTMGVYLHLKQGSVSVREGQRVKVGSPLALSGNTGNSSGPHLHFVVQRNTGEGLVSIPYQFNQPLGALPNFALGKQ, encoded by the coding sequence ATGCTCGCGCGCCTGCTGTTTCTCTGTGCTTTCTTTCTGGCCTCCACTTCGGCAGTGGCCATGACCATCTATAAATCCACCGACGCCAACGGCGTGGTTTCCTACAGCGACCGGCCGAGCAAAGGCGCGCAGGTGTTCGTGTTTCAGGACCGCATGGTCGAGCGCCTGGAGCGCCAGGTGTACCTCGATATCAAAAAGCAGAAAGGCACCGACGTGGTGTTCGTGCGCAACGATCTGTACGCGCCGGTCGAGATCGCCCTGGCATTCACCGGCCTGAGCAATGTGCGCGGCGCACCGGCGCAAACCATTCGCCGGGTATTGCCCGCGCGCAGCAATACGCGGCTGGCGCTGCTGACGGCGATTTCCGCCAGCAAGCCGCTGGTGTATTCGCCGCAGTTCCATTATTCGCTGGGCGACCCCGCTGGCGCGGCGCAGAGCTATCGCTATCCACTGCCGTGGCGTGGCGGACCGTTCCGCCTGAGCCAGGGCGCCAACGGCCAATACAGCCACTACGGGCCGAAGAATCGCTATGCCATGGACATCGCCATGCCGGTGGGCACGCCCATCATTGCCGCGCGGGCCGGGGTGGTGGTCAAGACTGAAAACTCACAGAGCGGGCGCGGCACCGATGCGTCGGGCAATTTCGTACGGGTGCTGCACGATGACGGCACAATGGGCGTGTACCTGCACCTGAAACAGGGCTCTGTGAGCGTGCGTGAGGGGCAACGGGTCAAGGTCGGCAGTCCGCTGGCGCTGTCGGGCAACACCGGCAACAGCAGCGGCCCGCACCTGCACTTCGTGGTGCAGCGCAATACCGGCGAAGGGCTGGTGTCGATTCCGTATCAGTTCAACCAGCCGCTGGGGGCGTTGCCCAACTTTGCGTTGGGCAAGCAGTGA
- a CDS encoding response regulator yields the protein MSKISVLVVDDASFIRDLVKKCLRNYFPGIRTEDAVNGKKAQAMLAREAFDLVLCDWEMPEMSGLELLTWCREQDNLKTMPFVMVTSRGDKENVVQAIQAGVSGYVSKPFTNEQLLTKVKQALNKVGKLDTLMNSAPTKMNSAFGNDSLSALTGGKPAVVGAAPAAAAANPFAKPAAAAPAAAAAPSRGLLNAPPVQAPAASKAPVGGRGQGQLRLPSGTQQCVIKALSIKEALLVVKRTETLPQVLDSAVLDLEQGDNAEVARLNGYLHAVVAVEQKPDSEWLQLTFRFVDQDAQKLDYISRLIARGTAQKHFVPGA from the coding sequence ATGAGCAAGATCAGTGTGTTGGTCGTGGACGATGCTTCGTTCATTCGTGACCTGGTGAAAAAGTGCCTGCGTAATTACTTCCCGGGGATCCGCACCGAGGACGCCGTGAACGGTAAAAAGGCCCAGGCCATGCTGGCCAGAGAAGCCTTCGACCTGGTGTTGTGCGATTGGGAAATGCCGGAAATGTCCGGCCTCGAATTGCTGACCTGGTGCCGCGAACAGGACAATCTCAAGACCATGCCGTTCGTCATGGTGACCAGCCGGGGCGACAAGGAAAACGTCGTGCAGGCGATTCAGGCTGGCGTGTCCGGCTACGTCAGCAAGCCATTCACCAATGAACAGTTGCTGACCAAGGTCAAGCAGGCGCTGAACAAGGTCGGCAAGCTCGACACCCTGATGAACAGCGCGCCGACCAAGATGAACTCGGCGTTCGGCAACGATTCGCTGAGCGCACTGACTGGCGGCAAGCCTGCCGTGGTCGGCGCTGCCCCGGCTGCGGCAGCAGCCAACCCGTTTGCCAAGCCTGCTGCGGCGGCGCCGGCAGCCGCTGCTGCGCCATCGCGCGGTTTGCTCAACGCGCCGCCGGTGCAGGCACCTGCCGCGTCGAAAGCGCCGGTCGGTGGTCGCGGTCAGGGCCAGTTGCGCCTGCCGAGCGGCACCCAGCAATGCGTGATCAAGGCGCTGAGCATCAAGGAAGCGCTGCTGGTGGTGAAGCGCACCGAGACCCTGCCGCAGGTCCTCGACAGCGCTGTGCTCGATCTGGAGCAGGGCGACAACGCCGAAGTCGCGCGCCTCAACGGTTACCTGCACGCGGTTGTCGCGGTTGAGCAGAAGCCAGACAGCGAATGGCTGCAACTGACCTTCCGCTTCGTCGATCAGGACGCGCAGAAGCTCGACTACATCTCCCGCCTGATTGCCCGTGGCACGGCGCAGAAGCATTTCGTGCCGGGCGCCTGA
- the phoU gene encoding phosphate signaling complex protein PhoU gives MISKEGLTHHISAQFNAELEEVRSHLLAMGGLVEKQVNDAVTALIEADSGLAQQVREIDDQINQMERNIDEECLRILARRQPAASDLRLIISISKSVIDLERIGDEATKIARRAIQLCEEGEAPRGYVEVRHIGDQVRNMVRDALDAFARFDADLALSVAQYDKIIDREYKTALRELATYMMEDPRSISRVLSIIWVLRSLERIGDHARNISELVIYLVRGTDVRHMGLKRMKEEVEGTSAETANVPGEADDK, from the coding sequence ATGATTTCGAAGGAAGGTTTAACCCATCACATTTCCGCGCAGTTCAACGCCGAACTGGAAGAAGTGCGCAGCCACCTCCTTGCCATGGGCGGGCTGGTCGAGAAGCAGGTCAACGACGCCGTCACGGCGCTGATCGAGGCCGACTCCGGTCTGGCTCAGCAAGTGCGCGAGATCGACGACCAGATCAACCAGATGGAACGCAACATCGACGAAGAATGCCTGCGCATTCTCGCTCGTCGTCAGCCGGCAGCGTCGGACTTGCGTCTGATCATCAGCATTTCCAAATCGGTGATCGACCTTGAGCGTATCGGCGACGAAGCGACCAAGATCGCCCGCCGTGCCATCCAGTTGTGCGAGGAAGGCGAAGCGCCGCGCGGTTACGTCGAGGTTCGCCACATCGGCGACCAGGTGCGCAACATGGTCCGCGATGCGCTGGACGCTTTCGCGCGTTTCGACGCCGATCTGGCACTGTCGGTGGCGCAGTACGACAAGATCATCGACCGCGAATACAAAACCGCCCTGCGCGAGCTGGCGACCTACATGATGGAAGACCCGCGCTCTATCTCGCGGGTTCTGAGCATCATCTGGGTCCTGCGTTCGCTGGAGCGCATCGGCGACCACGCGCGCAACATCTCGGAACTGGTGATCTACCTGGTCCGCGGCACCGACGTGCGGCACATGGGCCTCAAGCGCATGAAAGAAGAAGTTGAAGGCACCAGCGCCGAAACCGCTAATGTTCCGGGCGAAGCTGACGATAAGTAA
- the pstB gene encoding phosphate ABC transporter ATP-binding protein PstB, with amino-acid sequence MQHETHSHGINMSALGRDKQSLNLEQETVAIEVPGLSLYYGEKQALFDVSMNIPKQRVTAFIGPSGCGKSTLLRTFNRMNDLVDGCRVEGAINLYGNNIYRKGEDVAELRRRVGMVFQKPNPFPKTIYENVVYGLRIQGINKKRILDEAVEWALKGAALWDEVKDRLHDSALGLSGGQQQRLVIARTIAVEPEVLLLDEPCSALDPISTLKVEELIYELKSKFTIVIVTHNMQQAARVSDYTAFMYMGKLVEFGDTDTLFTNPAKKQTEDYITGRYG; translated from the coding sequence ATGCAGCACGAAACACACAGCCACGGCATCAACATGTCTGCCCTGGGCCGCGACAAGCAGAGCCTGAATCTCGAACAGGAAACCGTGGCCATCGAAGTGCCCGGTCTGAGCCTGTACTACGGCGAGAAACAAGCGCTGTTCGATGTCAGCATGAATATTCCGAAGCAGCGCGTGACCGCGTTCATCGGCCCGTCCGGTTGCGGCAAGTCGACTTTGCTGCGCACCTTCAACCGCATGAACGATTTGGTTGACGGCTGCCGCGTTGAAGGCGCGATCAACCTGTACGGCAACAACATCTATCGCAAGGGCGAAGACGTTGCCGAGCTGCGTCGTCGCGTCGGCATGGTGTTCCAGAAGCCCAACCCGTTCCCGAAGACCATCTACGAAAACGTGGTGTACGGCCTGCGCATCCAGGGCATCAACAAGAAGCGCATCCTCGACGAAGCCGTTGAGTGGGCGTTGAAAGGCGCGGCCCTGTGGGACGAGGTCAAAGACCGTCTGCACGACTCGGCGCTTGGCCTGTCCGGTGGTCAGCAACAGCGTCTGGTGATCGCCCGTACCATCGCCGTTGAGCCGGAAGTGCTACTGCTCGACGAACCGTGCTCGGCCCTCGACCCGATCTCGACGCTGAAAGTCGAAGAGCTGATCTACGAGCTGAAATCCAAGTTCACCATCGTTATCGTCACGCACAACATGCAGCAGGCGGCGCGGGTGTCCGACTACACGGCGTTCATGTACATGGGCAAACTGGTGGAATTCGGCGACACCGATACCCTGTTCACCAATCCGGCGAAGAAGCAGACCGAAGACTACATCACCGGTCGCTATGGCTGA
- the pstA gene encoding phosphate ABC transporter permease PstA, which translates to MKQNSLKGWFKSGAPGVWISGGAVSIAVIMTIGLLAVIAVRGLGHFWPADLIHAHYDVPGQANHLIVGEVVQKEEVPRARLKSAGLPVPDEGPEFMTRELVKVGNRDLNGNDFTWIVGDWLTKQTTPPELMAIERREWGNFYGYLVNVKQDGKVIAEGEAAWPELQARIDRVNDLAAQLKTLEKTDIGAINAGLERIRLHGRKLELEGKLDATAQADMASERAELDARYKDIEARLSDLHAQFNRDALTARDANGKEIEIGLGKVVHAYQPNGMSTFTKVGFYFSKIWEFLSDDPREANTEGGIFPAIFGTVMMTLIMAMIVTPFGVLAAVYLREYAKQNTLTRVIRIAVNNLAGVPAIVYGVFGLGFFVYVLGGSVDRLFFPEALPAPTFGTPGLLWASLTLALLAVPVVIVATEEGLARIPRTVREGSLALGATKAETLWKIVIPMASPAMMTGMILAVARAAGEVAPLMLVGVVKLAPSLPVDGNYPYLHLDQKIMHLGFHIYDVGFQSPNVEAARPLVYATALLLVLVIATLNLSAVYIRNHLREKYKALDS; encoded by the coding sequence GTGAAACAGAACTCCCTGAAAGGATGGTTCAAGAGCGGCGCCCCAGGCGTCTGGATCAGCGGTGGCGCGGTGTCCATCGCGGTCATCATGACCATTGGCCTGTTGGCGGTGATTGCCGTGCGCGGTCTCGGTCATTTCTGGCCGGCGGACCTGATCCACGCGCATTACGACGTGCCCGGCCAGGCCAATCACCTGATCGTCGGCGAAGTGGTGCAGAAAGAAGAAGTGCCGCGTGCCCGTCTGAAGAGTGCCGGCCTGCCGGTGCCTGACGAAGGTCCGGAATTCATGACCCGCGAGCTGGTCAAGGTCGGCAACCGCGACCTGAACGGCAACGACTTCACGTGGATCGTCGGCGACTGGCTGACCAAGCAGACCACGCCGCCGGAGTTGATGGCGATCGAGCGTCGCGAATGGGGCAATTTCTACGGCTACCTGGTCAACGTTAAACAGGACGGCAAGGTGATCGCCGAAGGCGAGGCCGCATGGCCTGAGCTGCAAGCGCGCATCGATCGGGTCAACGATCTCGCGGCTCAATTGAAGACGCTGGAAAAAACCGACATCGGCGCGATCAACGCCGGCCTTGAGCGCATCCGTCTGCACGGTCGCAAACTCGAGCTGGAAGGCAAGCTCGACGCCACCGCGCAAGCGGACATGGCGTCCGAGCGCGCCGAGCTGGACGCGCGCTACAAAGACATCGAAGCGCGTCTGTCCGATCTGCATGCACAGTTCAACCGCGACGCCTTGACCGCCCGTGACGCCAACGGCAAGGAAATCGAAATCGGTCTGGGCAAAGTCGTGCATGCCTACCAGCCAAACGGCATGAGCACGTTTACCAAGGTCGGCTTCTACTTCAGCAAGATCTGGGAATTCCTCTCGGATGACCCGCGTGAAGCGAACACCGAGGGCGGGATCTTCCCGGCGATCTTCGGCACCGTGATGATGACCCTGATCATGGCGATGATCGTCACCCCGTTCGGCGTACTGGCGGCGGTGTACCTGCGTGAATACGCCAAGCAGAACACCCTGACTCGTGTGATTCGTATCGCAGTGAACAACCTTGCCGGTGTACCGGCGATCGTTTATGGCGTGTTCGGTCTGGGTTTCTTCGTCTACGTGCTCGGTGGTTCGGTCGACCGCTTGTTCTTCCCTGAAGCACTGCCGGCGCCGACCTTCGGTACGCCGGGTCTGCTGTGGGCCTCGCTGACGCTGGCCCTGCTCGCGGTGCCGGTGGTGATCGTGGCTACCGAAGAAGGTCTGGCGCGGATCCCGCGTACCGTGCGTGAAGGTTCGCTGGCGCTGGGCGCGACCAAGGCGGAGACGCTGTGGAAGATCGTCATCCCGATGGCCAGCCCGGCAATGATGACCGGCATGATCCTCGCCGTGGCGCGTGCCGCTGGTGAAGTGGCGCCGCTGATGCTGGTGGGCGTGGTGAAACTGGCGCCGTCGCTGCCAGTGGATGGCAACTACCCGTACCTGCACCTGGACCAGAAGATCATGCACCTGGGCTTCCACATTTATGACGTCGGCTTCCAGAGCCCGAACGTCGAAGCGGCCCGTCCGCTGGTGTACGCCACGGCGCTGTTGCTGGTGCTGGTGATCGCGACGTTGAACCTGTCGGCGGTGTATATCCGCAACCACCTGCGTGAAAAGTACAAAGCACTGGACAGCTAA
- a CDS encoding ABC transporter permease subunit, translating into MQDAGKPLMISLEEQNQVAMRVSDKGQALFFDIDSGAELKRVDLPVPAGASVTSIGEDQPGHPLVAVGLSNGQALVFRHTYKVSYPDGKKTITPAIEYPYGETPIALNESGGALEHVSLNATDTTLMLVGSTGSQLNVLSLTSEENLMTGEVTNEQQRIDLPQMTEPVKNIFVDPRQQWLYVVNGRAQADVFSLRDKSLNGRYKLLENADAEVTATTQLVGGISLIIGDSKGGLAQWFMARDTDGEQRLKQIRTFQMGSTPIVEIAAEERRKGFLALDASGKLGVFHSTAHRTLLVDQVVDGQGLFGLSPRANRVIVEAGGKLQPLLLDNPHPEVSWSALWSKVWYENYDEPKYVWQSTAANTDFEPKLSLSPLTFGTLKAAFYAMLLAAPLAVAAAIYTAYFMAPGMRRKVKPVIELMEAMPTVILGFFAGLFLAPYVEGHLPGIFSLLMLLPIGILVAGFTFSRLPESIRLKVPDGWESALLIPVILFVGWLSLYMSPFMENWFFGGDMRMWISHDLGITYDQRNALVVGLAMGFAVIPNIYSIAEDAVFSVPRGLTLGSLALGATPWQTMTRVVILTASPGIFSALMIGMGRAVGETMIVLMATGNTPVMEMNLFEGLRTLAANVAVEMPESEVGGSHYRVLFLSALVLLLFTFVMNTLAELIRQRLRKKYSSL; encoded by the coding sequence ATGCAGGACGCCGGCAAGCCGCTGATGATCTCGCTCGAAGAGCAGAATCAGGTGGCGATGCGCGTCTCCGACAAGGGGCAGGCGTTGTTCTTCGATATCGACAGTGGCGCTGAACTCAAGCGCGTCGATCTGCCAGTGCCGGCCGGCGCCAGCGTGACGTCCATTGGTGAAGACCAGCCGGGTCATCCGCTGGTGGCCGTGGGCCTGTCCAATGGTCAGGCGCTGGTGTTCCGTCACACCTACAAAGTCAGCTACCCCGATGGCAAGAAAACCATCACGCCGGCCATCGAGTACCCGTACGGCGAGACGCCGATTGCGCTGAACGAAAGCGGCGGTGCACTGGAGCATGTCAGCCTCAATGCCACCGATACGACCCTTATGCTGGTCGGCTCTACCGGTTCGCAACTCAATGTTCTGTCGCTGACCAGCGAAGAGAACCTGATGACCGGCGAAGTCACCAACGAGCAGCAGCGTATCGATCTGCCGCAGATGACTGAGCCGGTGAAAAACATCTTCGTCGACCCGCGTCAGCAGTGGCTGTACGTGGTCAACGGTCGCGCTCAGGCCGATGTCTTCAGCCTGCGCGACAAGAGCCTCAACGGTCGCTACAAGCTGCTGGAGAATGCTGACGCCGAAGTCACCGCGACCACGCAACTGGTTGGTGGTATCTCGCTGATCATCGGCGACTCCAAGGGCGGTCTGGCCCAGTGGTTCATGGCCCGTGACACCGATGGCGAGCAGCGCCTGAAGCAGATTCGCACGTTCCAGATGGGCAGCACGCCCATCGTTGAAATCGCTGCCGAAGAACGCCGCAAAGGCTTCCTCGCCCTCGACGCCAGCGGCAAGCTTGGGGTGTTCCACAGCACCGCGCACCGCACGCTGCTGGTCGACCAGGTGGTCGACGGCCAGGGCCTGTTCGGTCTGTCGCCGCGCGCCAACCGGGTGATCGTCGAAGCCGGCGGCAAGCTGCAACCGTTGCTGCTCGACAACCCGCACCCGGAAGTGTCGTGGAGCGCTTTGTGGAGCAAGGTCTGGTACGAGAACTACGACGAGCCTAAGTACGTCTGGCAATCGACTGCCGCCAACACTGATTTCGAACCGAAACTGAGCCTGTCGCCACTGACCTTCGGCACCCTGAAAGCCGCGTTCTACGCGATGCTGCTGGCCGCGCCACTGGCCGTTGCCGCAGCGATCTACACCGCGTACTTCATGGCCCCTGGCATGCGCCGCAAGGTCAAGCCGGTGATCGAACTGATGGAAGCGATGCCGACGGTGATCCTCGGTTTCTTCGCCGGTCTGTTCCTCGCGCCGTATGTGGAAGGGCATCTGCCGGGCATTTTCAGCCTGCTGATGCTGTTGCCGATCGGCATCCTCGTGGCCGGTTTCACCTTCAGCCGCCTGCCTGAATCGATCCGCCTGAAAGTCCCGGACGGCTGGGAAAGTGCGCTGCTGATTCCGGTGATCCTGTTCGTGGGCTGGCTGTCGCTGTACATGAGCCCGTTCATGGAGAACTGGTTCTTCGGCGGCGACATGCGCATGTGGATCTCCCACGACCTGGGCATCACCTACGACCAGCGCAACGCACTGGTGGTCGGTCTGGCCATGGGTTTCGCGGTGATCCCGAACATCTACTCGATCGCCGAAGACGCTGTGTTCAGCGTGCCGCGTGGCTTGACCCTCGGTTCGCTGGCCCTCGGTGCTACACCGTGGCAGACCATGACCCGCGTGGTCATCCTCACCGCCAGCCCGGGGATCTTCTCGGCGCTGATGATCGGCATGGGCCGCGCCGTCGGTGAAACCATGATCGTGCTGATGGCCACCGGTAACACCCCGGTCATGGAAATGAACCTGTTCGAAGGCCTGCGCACCCTGGCCGCCAACGTTGCAGTGGAAATGCCTGAGTCGGAAGTCGGCGGCAGCCACTACCGCGTGCTGTTCCTCTCGGCGCTGGTGCTGCTGTTGTTCACCTTCGTCATGAACACCCTGGCAGAACTGATTCGTCAGCGTCTGCGCAAGAAATACTCGTCGCTTTAA
- a CDS encoding phosphate ABC transporter substrate-binding protein PstS: protein MKLKRLMAAMTFVAAGVATANAVAAVDPAIPSYTKTTGVSGNLSSVGSDTLANLMTLWAENYKKEYPNVNIQIQAAGSSTAPPALTEGTANLGPMSRKMKDNELQAFEQKYGYKPTAIPVAVDALAVFVHKDNPIKHLTMAQVDAIFSSTRLCGAKADVKTWGDLGVTGDLANKPVQLFGRNSVSGTYGYFKEEALCKGDYKPNVNEQPGSASVVQSISSSLNGVGYSGIGYKTASVKTVALAKKEGGEFIEDTEENALNGKYPLSRFLYVYVNKAPNKPLAPLEAEFVKLVLSKQGQEVVVKDGYIPLPAKVAAKALADLGLQEGGSVAKQ from the coding sequence ATGAAACTGAAGCGTTTGATGGCGGCAATGACTTTTGTCGCTGCTGGCGTTGCGACTGCCAACGCGGTTGCCGCTGTTGACCCTGCTATCCCGAGCTACACCAAGACCACTGGTGTGTCGGGCAACCTGTCCAGCGTCGGTTCCGATACCCTGGCCAACCTCATGACCCTGTGGGCCGAGAACTACAAAAAAGAATACCCGAACGTCAACATCCAGATTCAGGCCGCCGGTTCCTCCACCGCGCCACCTGCACTCACCGAAGGCACCGCCAACCTGGGCCCGATGAGCCGCAAGATGAAGGACAACGAGCTGCAGGCTTTCGAGCAGAAGTACGGCTACAAGCCGACTGCCATCCCGGTTGCCGTGGATGCCCTGGCCGTGTTCGTGCACAAGGACAACCCGATCAAGCACCTGACCATGGCTCAGGTCGATGCGATTTTCTCCTCGACACGCCTGTGCGGTGCCAAGGCTGACGTCAAGACCTGGGGCGACCTCGGTGTGACCGGCGACCTGGCCAACAAGCCAGTGCAACTGTTCGGCCGCAACTCGGTATCCGGCACCTATGGCTACTTCAAGGAAGAAGCCCTGTGCAAAGGCGACTACAAGCCAAACGTCAACGAACAACCAGGTTCGGCGTCGGTGGTGCAGTCGATCAGCAGCTCGCTTAATGGCGTTGGCTACTCGGGTATCGGCTACAAGACTGCCAGCGTGAAAACCGTTGCCCTGGCCAAGAAAGAAGGCGGCGAGTTCATCGAAGACACCGAAGAAAACGCCCTGAACGGCAAGTACCCGCTGTCGCGTTTCCTCTACGTATACGTCAACAAAGCCCCGAACAAGCCTCTGGCCCCGCTGGAAGCCGAGTTCGTCAAACTGGTGCTGTCGAAGCAGGGCCAGGAAGTGGTTGTGAAAGACGGCTACATCCCGCTGCCAGCCAAGGTTGCTGCCAAAGCACTGGCTGACCTCGGTCTGCAGGAAGGCGGCTCTGTCGCCAAGCAGTAA